The proteins below come from a single Miscanthus floridulus cultivar M001 chromosome 1, ASM1932011v1, whole genome shotgun sequence genomic window:
- the LOC136474513 gene encoding probable transmembrane ascorbate ferrireductase 3, which translates to MAHGSQHHSILASRVGMVAHVLFLTTAVLMLVWLLHYRGGINIQSEDPEQIFNVHPFVMSWGFILLIGEAILAYSTIPPHIDHRTQKMAHMLIHLVGLILGIFGVYAAFKYHDAAVAPDLMSLHSWLGITAISLFGLQWLFGFVTFWLPGAHTDTRAAAVPAHVMAGLAIFMLAVCAAQTGLVEKSAAAASTTEMKLINVTGIFILLYGVAVASAVALRKAFL; encoded by the exons ATGGCGCACGGGAGCCAACACCACTCCATCTTGGCGTCGCGCGTGGGCATGGTCGCGCACGTGCTGTTCCTGACCACCGCCGTGCTCATGCTCGTCTGGCTGCTGCACTACCGGGGCGGCATCAACATACAGTCCGAGGACCCCGAGCAGATTTTCAAT GTTCATCCATTTGTGATGTCCTGGGGGTTCATTCTTCTGATTGGAGAAG CGATCCTGGCATACTCGACGATCCCTCCGCATATAGACCACCGGACGCAGAAGATGGCGCACATGCTGATCCACCTGGTGGGGCTCATCCTGGGCATCTTCGGTGTGTACGCGGCGTTCAAGTACCATGACGCGGCGGTGGCGCCGGACCTGATGAGCCTCCACTCCTGGCTCGGCATCACCGCCATCTCGCTCTTCGGTCTGCAGTGGCTGTTCGGCTTCGTCACCTTCTGGCTGCCCGGCGCCCACACGGACACACGCGCCGCGGCGGTCCCCGCACACGTCATGGCCGGGCTGGCCATCTTCATGCTCGCCGTGTGCGCCGCACAGACGGGGCTCGTGGAGAAgagcgccgcggccgcctccaccACCGAGATGAAGCTCATCAACGTCACGGGGATCTTCATCCTCCTCTACGGGGTCGCCGTCGCGTCCGCCGTCGCGCTGCGCAAGGCGTTCTTGTAG